A genomic window from Streptomyces sp. NBC_01429 includes:
- a CDS encoding DegT/DnrJ/EryC1/StrS family aminotransferase, with translation MTTRVWDYLAEYDNERQDILDAVETVFGSGQLVLGESLRGFEAEFAAHHGVGHCVGVDNGTNAIKLGLQALGVGPGDEVITVSNTAAPTVVAIDSTGATPVFVDIRADDFLMDTGQVAAAITDRTRCLLPVHLYGQCVDLAPLKELATRHGLVVLEDCAQAHGARQGGTPAGATGDAAAFSFYPTKVLGAYGDGGAVITSDASVAHRLRRLRYYGMDDRYYTLETPAHNSRLDEVQAEILRRKLGRLDTYIAGRRAVARRYADGLAGTGLELPRTAPGNEHVYYVYVVRHPRRDAVIERLKAYDIQLNISYPWPVHTMTGFAHLGYGKGSLPVTEALAGEIFSLPMYPALSADLQDKVIHAVREVLTTL, from the coding sequence ATGACCACGCGTGTATGGGACTACCTGGCGGAGTACGACAACGAGCGTCAGGACATCCTCGACGCCGTAGAGACGGTCTTCGGTTCGGGGCAGCTCGTGCTCGGCGAGAGCCTGCGCGGGTTCGAGGCGGAGTTCGCCGCCCACCACGGGGTGGGCCACTGCGTCGGAGTCGACAACGGCACGAACGCGATCAAGCTCGGACTCCAGGCGCTGGGCGTCGGACCGGGCGACGAGGTGATCACGGTGTCGAACACCGCGGCGCCGACCGTGGTCGCCATCGACTCCACCGGCGCCACCCCCGTCTTCGTCGACATCCGCGCGGACGACTTCCTCATGGACACCGGCCAGGTGGCGGCGGCGATCACCGACCGCACGCGGTGCCTCCTCCCGGTGCACCTGTACGGACAGTGCGTGGACCTGGCCCCCCTGAAGGAGCTGGCCACCCGGCACGGCCTGGTCGTCCTGGAGGACTGCGCCCAGGCACACGGAGCCCGGCAGGGCGGTACGCCGGCGGGCGCGACCGGTGACGCGGCCGCGTTCTCCTTCTACCCGACCAAGGTCCTCGGCGCGTACGGCGACGGCGGCGCGGTGATCACCTCGGACGCGTCCGTGGCGCACCGGTTGCGGCGGCTGCGGTACTACGGCATGGACGACCGCTACTACACCCTGGAGACCCCGGCCCACAACAGCCGCCTGGACGAGGTCCAGGCCGAGATCCTGCGGCGCAAGCTCGGGCGGCTCGACACCTACATCGCCGGCCGCCGGGCCGTCGCGCGGCGCTACGCCGACGGTCTCGCCGGCACCGGCCTCGAACTCCCGCGCACCGCACCGGGCAACGAGCACGTGTACTACGTGTACGTGGTGCGCCATCCCCGGCGCGACGCCGTCATCGAGCGCCTCAAGGCGTACGACATCCAGCTGAACATCAGCTACCCGTGGCCGGTGCACACCATGACCGGCTTCGCGCACCTCGGGTACGGCAAGGGCTCGCTCCCGGTCACCGAGGCGCTGGCCGGCGAGATCTTCTCGCTGCCGATGTATCCCGCGCTCTCCGCCGACCTCCAGGACAAGGTCATCCACGCGGTGCGCGAGGTGCTGACCACGCTGTGA
- a CDS encoding NDP-hexose 2,3-dehydratase family protein produces MSSSLIPPPAAAAATAVRPREDREQADRLALSAATGRGARLRTEDVRDWLAARRRANVFHVERVPFAALDEWHFESGTGNLTHRSGRFFTVEGMHVVERDGPHGDGPRREWQQPVIRQPEVGILGILAKEFDGVLHFLMQAKMEPGTPNLLQLSPTVQATRSNYTRAHRGTEVKLIDAFFRPDPDRVIVDVLQSEQGSWFFHKSNRNMIVETFDEVPELDDFRWLTLGQIAELLHVDDLINMNARTVLSCLPARDRTSGALLSDVQLLSWFTGERSRHDVRARRIPLASVRGWRQGAETIEHEDGRYFRIAAVSVRAGNREVVSWTQPLLEPVGVGIAAFLVREIDGVRHVLVHARAEGGCLDTVELAPTVQCTPGNYAHLPVENRPRFLDAVLNAPSSHIRYQAVHSEEGGRFLNARNRYLAVDADGSEAALDPPPGYTWATPAQLSALTRHGHYLNVEARTLLACLNATATRPREGV; encoded by the coding sequence ATGTCCTCCAGTCTCATCCCACCGCCCGCCGCCGCAGCCGCCACCGCCGTGCGTCCGCGCGAGGACCGCGAGCAGGCCGACCGTCTCGCTCTGTCGGCCGCGACCGGCCGCGGGGCGCGGCTGCGGACCGAGGACGTGCGCGACTGGCTGGCCGCGCGCCGCCGGGCCAACGTCTTCCACGTGGAACGCGTACCGTTCGCGGCGCTGGACGAGTGGCACTTCGAGAGCGGCACCGGCAATCTCACGCATCGCAGCGGGCGGTTCTTCACCGTCGAGGGGATGCATGTGGTGGAACGCGACGGCCCGCACGGCGACGGCCCCAGGCGGGAGTGGCAGCAGCCGGTCATCAGACAGCCCGAGGTCGGCATCCTGGGCATCCTGGCCAAGGAGTTCGACGGAGTGCTGCACTTCCTGATGCAGGCCAAGATGGAGCCGGGCACGCCCAATCTGTTGCAGCTCTCCCCGACCGTGCAGGCCACCCGCAGCAACTACACCAGGGCCCACCGGGGTACGGAAGTGAAGCTCATCGACGCCTTCTTCCGGCCCGACCCCGACCGTGTCATCGTCGACGTCCTCCAGTCGGAGCAGGGCTCGTGGTTCTTCCACAAGTCCAACCGCAACATGATCGTCGAGACCTTCGACGAGGTCCCCGAACTGGACGACTTCCGCTGGCTCACCCTCGGCCAGATCGCCGAACTGCTGCACGTGGACGACCTGATCAACATGAATGCCAGGACCGTGCTGTCCTGTCTGCCGGCCCGCGACCGGACGTCCGGCGCGCTGCTCTCCGACGTCCAGTTGCTGTCGTGGTTCACCGGCGAGCGCTCCCGTCACGACGTGCGCGCCCGGCGCATTCCGCTCGCCTCGGTGCGCGGCTGGCGGCAGGGCGCCGAGACGATCGAGCACGAGGACGGCCGCTACTTCAGGATCGCCGCCGTCTCCGTACGGGCCGGCAACCGCGAAGTGGTCAGCTGGACACAGCCGTTGCTCGAACCCGTCGGCGTGGGCATCGCGGCGTTCCTCGTGCGCGAGATCGACGGGGTACGGCACGTGCTGGTGCACGCGCGGGCCGAGGGCGGCTGTCTGGACACGGTCGAGCTGGCCCCGACCGTTCAGTGCACGCCCGGCAACTACGCCCACCTCCCGGTGGAGAACCGTCCGCGCTTCCTCGACGCCGTCCTCAACGCCCCCTCGTCGCACATCCGTTACCAGGCCGTCCACTCCGAGGAGGGCGGACGGTTCCTGAACGCCAGGAACCGGTATCTCGCCGTCGACGCCGACGGGAGCGAGGCCGCGCTCGACCCGCCCCCCGGCTATACGTGGGCCACCCCGGCCCAGCTCAGCGCCCTCACCCGGCACGGCCACTATCTCAACGTCGAGGCCCGCACCCTGCTGGCCTGCCTCAACGCCACGGCGACGCGTCCCCGGGAAGGGGTGTGA
- a CDS encoding transketolase, whose amino-acid sequence MNSERLTELAQQLRVDSVRVADTAGSGHPTSSMSAADLMAALLANHLHYDCDHPEHPGNDRLIFSKGHASPLLYSMYLAAGAIDEEEFLTYRTLGSRLEGHPTPRLPWVDVATGSLGQGLPVGIGMALAGQRLGHVPYHVWVLSGDSEMAEGSVWEAIEHAGDQHLDSVTLVIDVNRLGQRGPTRHQRDLDAYGRRLRAFGWHTVEIDGHDMDAVDAAFGEARSTPRRPTAIIAGTRKGRGVRSVEDREGMHGKPLPDAESAIEELGGRRSIRVPVAKPAEPGTTLRTGRTTEPVELPRYDVGDEVATRDAYGRALAALGTAHEDVVVLDGEVGDSTRAEFFAKEHPERYFECYIAEQQMVAAAVGMQALGLSPYASTFAAFLTRAHDFVRMAAVSRASLTVVGSHAGVAIGQDGPSQMGLEDIAMFRAVPGSTVLHPCDANQTARLVETTHELSGVRYLRTLRGSTPVIYGPDERFPIGGSKTLRRSDGDRVTLIAAGTTVHECVEAADALGRQGIPVRVIDLYSVKPADETALQAAADDTGCLITVEDHHPEGGIGDAVAEVFSDGRPAPRRLVRLAVGNVPGSATPEEQLRSAGIDAESVAAAIRLLVEKIMV is encoded by the coding sequence ATGAACAGCGAACGACTCACCGAACTGGCGCAGCAACTGAGGGTCGACTCGGTACGCGTCGCCGACACGGCGGGGTCCGGACATCCCACCTCCTCGATGTCCGCCGCCGACCTCATGGCGGCCCTCCTCGCCAACCACCTGCACTACGACTGCGACCACCCCGAGCACCCGGGCAACGACCGTCTGATCTTCTCCAAGGGCCACGCGTCGCCCCTGCTGTACTCCATGTACCTGGCGGCGGGCGCGATCGACGAGGAGGAGTTCCTCACCTACCGGACGCTGGGCAGCCGGCTCGAAGGCCACCCCACCCCGCGGCTCCCCTGGGTCGACGTGGCCACCGGCTCGCTGGGCCAGGGGCTGCCCGTCGGCATCGGTATGGCGCTGGCCGGACAGCGGCTCGGCCACGTCCCGTACCACGTGTGGGTGCTCTCCGGCGACAGCGAGATGGCCGAGGGCTCCGTGTGGGAGGCGATCGAGCACGCGGGCGACCAGCATCTCGACTCGGTGACCCTCGTCATCGACGTCAACCGGCTGGGCCAGCGCGGACCCACCCGCCACCAGCGTGACCTGGACGCGTACGGCCGCAGGCTGCGCGCGTTCGGCTGGCACACCGTCGAGATCGACGGCCATGACATGGACGCCGTGGACGCCGCCTTCGGCGAGGCGAGGTCCACCCCGCGCCGGCCGACCGCCATCATCGCCGGCACCCGCAAGGGGCGCGGTGTGCGCTCGGTCGAGGACCGCGAAGGCATGCACGGCAAGCCGCTGCCGGACGCGGAGAGCGCCATCGAGGAGCTGGGCGGCCGTCGCTCCATCCGGGTACCGGTGGCCAAGCCCGCCGAGCCGGGGACGACCCTGCGCACCGGGCGCACGACCGAGCCCGTCGAGCTGCCGCGCTACGACGTGGGCGACGAGGTCGCCACCCGCGACGCCTACGGCAGGGCGCTCGCCGCCCTCGGCACGGCCCACGAGGACGTCGTCGTACTCGACGGCGAGGTCGGCGACTCCACCCGCGCGGAGTTCTTCGCCAAGGAGCACCCCGAGCGGTACTTCGAGTGCTACATCGCCGAACAGCAGATGGTGGCGGCGGCCGTCGGCATGCAGGCGCTTGGCCTGTCCCCGTACGCGTCGACCTTCGCCGCCTTCCTGACCCGCGCCCACGACTTCGTGCGCATGGCGGCCGTCAGCAGGGCCTCCCTCACCGTCGTGGGCTCCCACGCGGGCGTCGCGATCGGCCAGGACGGCCCCTCCCAGATGGGCCTGGAGGACATCGCGATGTTCCGCGCCGTACCCGGCAGTACGGTGCTCCACCCCTGCGACGCCAACCAGACGGCACGACTCGTGGAGACCACGCACGAGCTGTCCGGGGTCCGCTATCTGCGCACGCTCCGGGGCAGTACCCCGGTCATCTACGGGCCCGACGAGCGGTTCCCCATCGGCGGCAGCAAGACACTGCGCCGTTCCGACGGGGACCGGGTGACCCTGATCGCCGCAGGGACCACCGTCCACGAGTGCGTCGAGGCCGCGGACGCGCTCGGCCGCCAGGGCATCCCCGTGCGCGTCATCGACCTCTACTCGGTCAAGCCGGCCGACGAGACCGCGCTCCAGGCGGCCGCGGACGACACGGGCTGTCTGATCACGGTGGAGGACCACCATCCCGAGGGCGGGATCGGGGACGCGGTGGCCGAGGTCTTCTCCGACGGCCGTCCCGCGCCCAGGCGCCTCGTCCGGCTGGCCGTGGGGAACGTGCCGGGCTCGGCGACACCGGAGGAACAGCTGCGTTCCGCCGGTATCGACGCCGAGTCGGTCGCCGCGGCGATCCGGCTCCTGGTGGAGAAGATCATGGTCTGA
- a CDS encoding cytochrome P450, translating into MPSATLPRFDLKGWDRKDIADPYPVYRRYRESAPVHRGAPGTGGPETFYAFSYDEVVRVLSGPRFGRDARVASGDPGTVPVPVPAEYRALRAVVENWLVFMDPPRHTELRSLLGTEFSPSVVAGLRPRIAQIAHELLERLGRQREADLVEGFAAPFPVLVISELLGIPREHHAWLRANAVALQEASTTRSRGGTGGYARAEAASREFAGYFRREVRRRHGDDRGDLLTLLVRARDGGAPLTVDGIVGTCVHLLTAGHETTTNFLAKAVLALRARPRVLDELRAAPELPPGAVEELLRHDPPVQAVTRWAYEDTRLGAYEVRRGSRVVALLGSANRDPARFPRPDDLDVRRPADRHLGFGMGIHYCLGATLARAEAEIGLKALLDGLPGLSGGGQQVDYADDMVFHGPSRLVLTLSDLP; encoded by the coding sequence ATGCCATCCGCGACACTGCCGCGGTTCGACCTCAAGGGCTGGGACAGGAAGGACATCGCCGACCCGTACCCGGTGTACCGGCGCTACCGGGAGAGCGCGCCCGTCCATCGCGGAGCGCCGGGCACGGGCGGGCCGGAGACCTTCTACGCCTTCTCCTACGACGAGGTCGTCCGGGTGCTGTCCGGGCCGCGTTTCGGCCGGGACGCGCGCGTGGCGTCCGGCGATCCCGGCACGGTGCCCGTCCCGGTGCCCGCCGAGTACCGGGCCCTGCGGGCCGTCGTCGAGAACTGGCTGGTGTTCATGGACCCGCCGCGCCACACCGAGCTGCGCTCCCTGCTCGGCACGGAGTTCTCGCCCTCGGTCGTGGCCGGTCTGCGGCCCCGTATCGCGCAGATCGCGCACGAGCTGCTGGAGCGGCTCGGACGGCAGCGGGAGGCCGACCTCGTCGAGGGCTTCGCCGCGCCGTTCCCCGTCCTCGTCATCTCCGAACTGCTCGGCATCCCGCGCGAGCACCACGCGTGGCTGCGCGCCAACGCGGTGGCCCTCCAGGAGGCCAGTACCACCCGCTCGCGGGGCGGCACGGGCGGCTACGCGCGGGCCGAGGCCGCCTCCCGGGAGTTCGCCGGCTACTTCCGGCGGGAGGTGCGCCGACGGCACGGCGACGATCGCGGCGACCTGCTCACGCTCCTCGTCCGCGCCCGGGACGGCGGCGCGCCGCTGACCGTGGACGGAATCGTGGGGACCTGCGTCCACCTGCTCACCGCCGGACACGAGACCACCACCAACTTCCTGGCGAAGGCGGTGCTGGCGCTGCGGGCGCGCCCGAGGGTCCTCGACGAGCTGCGCGCCGCCCCCGAGCTGCCCCCGGGGGCGGTCGAGGAGCTGCTGCGCCACGATCCGCCGGTGCAGGCGGTGACGCGATGGGCGTACGAGGACACCCGCCTCGGGGCGTACGAGGTGCGGCGCGGCAGCCGCGTGGTCGCCCTGCTGGGCTCCGCGAACCGGGATCCCGCGCGCTTCCCGCGCCCCGACGACCTGGACGTGCGCCGCCCCGCCGACCGGCATCTGGGCTTCGGCATGGGCATCCACTACTGCCTCGGCGCGACGCTGGCCCGCGCCGAGGCCGAGATCGGCCTGAAGGCGCTGCTGGACGGCCTGCCCGGCCTGAGCGGCGGCGGCCAGCAGGTCGACTACGCCGACGACATGGTCTTCCACGGGCCGTCCCGTCTGGTCCTCACCCTGTCCGACCTCCCGTGA
- a CDS encoding dTDP-4-dehydrorhamnose 3,5-epimerase family protein, whose amino-acid sequence MKVRELAVEGALEFTPSVFPDDRGLFLSPFQEEAFTEAHGAPLFRVAQTNHSVSRRGVVRGIHYTATPPGTAKYVYCARGSALDIVVDIRVGSPTFGAWDSVLMDQRDHRTSYFPVGVGHAFVALEDDTVMSYMLSGSYVAEHELALSVLDPALGLPLTAGEPVLSARDRAALTLAEARERGLLPDYERCREIERGRLPDTAGVADARPPGPRG is encoded by the coding sequence GTGAAAGTACGCGAACTCGCCGTCGAGGGAGCACTCGAATTCACCCCCAGCGTCTTCCCCGACGACCGGGGCCTGTTCCTCTCGCCGTTCCAGGAGGAGGCGTTCACCGAGGCGCACGGCGCCCCCCTCTTCCGCGTCGCGCAGACCAACCACAGTGTGTCCCGGCGCGGCGTGGTGCGGGGAATCCACTACACCGCGACGCCGCCCGGTACCGCGAAGTACGTCTACTGCGCACGCGGCAGCGCCCTGGACATCGTGGTCGACATCAGGGTCGGCTCGCCCACGTTCGGCGCGTGGGACAGCGTGCTGATGGACCAGCGGGACCACCGGACGAGCTATTTCCCGGTGGGAGTGGGCCACGCGTTCGTGGCACTGGAGGACGACACCGTCATGTCGTACATGCTCTCCGGGAGTTACGTCGCGGAGCACGAACTCGCCCTGTCCGTCCTCGATCCGGCGCTCGGGCTGCCCCTCACCGCCGGCGAGCCGGTCCTCTCCGCGCGGGACCGCGCGGCGCTCACGCTCGCCGAGGCGCGGGAGCGGGGCCTGCTGCCCGACTACGAACGGTGCCGGGAGATCGAGCGGGGACGGCTCCCGGACACCGCGGGGGTCGCGGACGCCCGGCCCCCCGGCCCGCGCGGCTGA
- a CDS encoding SAM-dependent methyltransferase, which translates to MTESTRTLPVPGAVGELYDRLTLSAMHDGSFNPNVHIGYWDTPDSRATIEEAMDRLTDVFTDWLKVDGSSHVLDLGCGVGGPGLRVVAHTGARVTGISISEEQIKTANRLADEAGLADRAVFQHGDAMKLPFAEGSFDAVMALESLCHMPDRQQVLTDVARVLVPGGRIVLTDVFERHPRKAVRHPGIDKFCRDLMSTTADIDDYVALLHRSGLRLRGILDITEQTTLRLAEELAKVATAEDRPAAMNEGNFDFTDDAFRPSDLAGVDDFGCLLVIAERP; encoded by the coding sequence ATGACCGAATCCACCCGGACCCTGCCCGTACCGGGAGCCGTCGGAGAGCTGTACGACCGGCTGACCCTGAGCGCGATGCACGACGGCAGCTTCAACCCCAACGTGCACATCGGCTACTGGGACACACCGGACTCCAGGGCCACCATCGAGGAGGCGATGGACCGGCTCACCGATGTGTTCACCGACTGGCTGAAGGTGGACGGTTCGTCCCACGTCCTCGACCTGGGCTGCGGGGTGGGCGGTCCCGGTCTGCGGGTCGTCGCGCACACCGGCGCGCGGGTCACCGGCATCAGCATCAGCGAGGAACAGATCAAGACCGCCAACCGGCTCGCGGACGAGGCCGGGCTCGCCGACCGGGCCGTGTTCCAGCACGGCGACGCGATGAAACTCCCCTTCGCCGAGGGGTCGTTCGACGCCGTGATGGCCCTGGAGTCGCTCTGCCACATGCCGGACCGGCAGCAGGTGCTCACCGACGTGGCCCGGGTGCTCGTCCCCGGCGGCCGGATCGTCCTGACCGACGTGTTCGAGCGCCACCCGCGCAAGGCGGTACGGCACCCCGGCATCGACAAGTTCTGCCGCGACCTGATGTCCACCACCGCCGACATCGACGACTACGTGGCGCTGCTGCACCGGTCCGGTCTGCGGCTGCGCGGCATCCTCGACATCACGGAGCAGACCACGCTGCGCCTCGCCGAGGAGCTGGCCAAGGTGGCGACGGCGGAGGACCGCCCCGCGGCCATGAACGAGGGCAACTTCGACTTCACCGACGACGCCTTCCGGCCGTCCGACCTGGCGGGGGTCGACGACTTCGGCTGCCTCCTGGTCATCGCGGAACGCCCATGA
- a CDS encoding SAM-dependent methyltransferase — translation MTQQSDTAPDSVGQAYDQFADAGATTALGGNIHVGYWDDGHDVPIDEATDRLTDLVAGRLALRPGQRLLDVGCGNGDPALRVAGAHDVHVTGITVSRQQLAQAAERADGSAARGRVSFRFADAMDLPFEDGSFDGAWAIESLLHMPDQATALARIHRAVRPGGLLVIADQCQRQPFTGHDRALLDDMLRVYQIAGINTPDEHRARLAESGWQLLEMTDISERVRPSYGHVSAAFRQLAASLDPAAAEHIDAAADLMETFGKHPHTGYVLITARRP, via the coding sequence ATGACGCAGCAGTCCGACACCGCCCCCGACTCCGTCGGCCAGGCGTACGACCAGTTCGCCGACGCCGGCGCCACGACCGCCCTGGGCGGCAACATCCACGTGGGTTACTGGGACGACGGCCACGACGTCCCGATCGACGAGGCCACCGACCGGCTCACCGACCTCGTCGCCGGGCGGCTCGCCCTCCGGCCGGGGCAGCGGCTCCTGGACGTGGGCTGCGGCAACGGCGATCCGGCGCTGCGCGTCGCGGGAGCGCACGACGTACACGTGACCGGCATCACCGTCAGCCGACAGCAGCTCGCCCAGGCGGCGGAGCGGGCGGACGGCTCCGCCGCGCGCGGCCGGGTCTCCTTCCGGTTCGCCGACGCCATGGACCTCCCCTTCGAGGACGGTTCCTTCGACGGGGCCTGGGCGATCGAATCGCTGCTGCACATGCCCGACCAGGCGACCGCCCTGGCACGGATCCACCGGGCCGTGCGCCCCGGCGGTCTGCTGGTCATCGCCGATCAGTGCCAACGGCAGCCGTTCACCGGCCACGACAGGGCGTTGCTCGACGACATGCTGCGCGTCTATCAGATCGCCGGGATCAACACACCCGACGAGCACCGCGCGCGCCTGGCGGAATCAGGCTGGCAGCTGCTGGAGATGACGGACATCAGCGAGCGGGTACGGCCCAGTTACGGGCATGTCTCGGCCGCCTTCCGGCAGCTCGCCGCCTCACTCGACCCCGCCGCGGCGGAGCACATCGACGCGGCGGCCGACCTGATGGAGACCTTCGGGAAGCACCCGCACACCGGCTACGTCCTGATCACCGCGCGGCGGCCCTGA
- a CDS encoding FAD-dependent monooxygenase — protein MTRSGERTDVLIVGGGPVGMALGLDLAYRGIGCVVADAGDGTVRHPKVSTIGPRSMELFRRWGVADAVRGAGWPADHPLDIAWVTRVGGHEVFRYRRGTAGNRPAFAHTPEPDQMCPAHWLNPVLARAVGVHPDGPLRLRTTIDRVRRADGHVDATLTDHATGTTGGIRARFLVACDGAASPIRAACGIGAPARHRTQVFRNILFRAPELKERLGDRAALVHFLMLSSTLRFPMRSLNGSDLYNLVVSADGDAGGGDALALIRAALALDTPVELLSDGAWHLTHRVADRYRAGPVFLAGDAAHTLAPAGGFGLNTGIGDAADLSWKLAATLDGWAGRHLLDTYETERRPIALASLEEANLNLQRTMRRQVPPEIHLDGPEGERARAEMAKRLESGGAQREFDAPEIHFGQRYRSPAVIEDPGVPVRRGRPDAGWRPGSEPGYRAAHAWWDATASTLDLFGRGFVLLRFAEHGGLEGSTELAGVERAFAERGVPLTVRGGGGAEVAKLYERAFVLVRPDGHVAWRGDELPGDPAAFVDTVRGERAEAVRGGP, from the coding sequence ATGACACGTTCCGGAGAGCGGACCGACGTGCTGATCGTGGGCGGCGGCCCGGTCGGGATGGCGCTGGGGCTGGACCTGGCGTACCGCGGGATCGGCTGCGTGGTCGCCGACGCCGGTGACGGAACCGTCCGGCACCCCAAGGTGAGCACGATCGGTCCGCGGTCGATGGAGCTGTTCCGCCGCTGGGGTGTCGCGGACGCCGTCCGCGGCGCCGGATGGCCGGCCGACCACCCCCTGGACATCGCCTGGGTGACCAGGGTCGGCGGCCACGAGGTCTTCCGGTACCGGCGCGGAACGGCCGGGAACCGCCCGGCGTTCGCGCACACCCCCGAGCCCGACCAGATGTGCCCGGCGCACTGGCTGAATCCGGTGCTGGCGCGGGCGGTGGGCGTCCACCCGGACGGTCCGCTGCGGCTCCGTACCACCATCGACCGCGTGCGGCGGGCCGACGGCCATGTCGACGCCACCCTCACCGACCACGCCACCGGCACGACCGGCGGCATCCGGGCGCGGTTCCTGGTCGCCTGCGACGGCGCCGCCTCCCCCATCCGCGCGGCCTGCGGCATCGGCGCCCCGGCGCGCCACCGTACGCAGGTCTTCCGCAACATCCTCTTCCGCGCCCCCGAGCTGAAGGAGCGGCTCGGCGACCGCGCCGCCCTCGTCCACTTCCTCATGCTCTCGTCCACACTGCGCTTCCCCATGCGCTCGCTGAACGGCAGCGACCTGTACAACCTGGTGGTGAGCGCGGACGGCGACGCCGGCGGCGGCGACGCGCTGGCGCTGATCCGCGCCGCCCTCGCCCTCGACACCCCGGTGGAGCTGCTGAGCGACGGCGCGTGGCATCTCACCCACCGGGTCGCCGACCGGTACCGGGCCGGGCCCGTCTTCCTCGCCGGCGACGCCGCGCACACACTGGCGCCCGCCGGCGGCTTCGGGCTCAACACCGGCATCGGTGACGCCGCGGACCTGAGCTGGAAGCTCGCCGCCACGCTGGACGGCTGGGCCGGGCGCCACCTGCTCGACACGTACGAGACCGAGCGCAGACCGATCGCGCTGGCGAGCCTGGAGGAGGCCAACCTCAACCTTCAGCGCACCATGCGCAGACAGGTGCCGCCGGAGATCCATCTGGACGGGCCCGAGGGCGAACGGGCCCGTGCGGAGATGGCGAAGCGGCTGGAGAGCGGCGGCGCACAGCGGGAGTTCGACGCCCCGGAGATCCACTTCGGGCAGCGCTACCGATCCCCCGCCGTCATCGAGGATCCCGGCGTGCCGGTGCGCCGCGGCAGGCCGGACGCCGGCTGGCGGCCCGGCAGCGAGCCGGGCTACCGGGCCGCGCACGCGTGGTGGGACGCCACCGCCTCCACGCTCGACCTGTTCGGGCGCGGGTTCGTCCTGCTGCGCTTCGCCGAGCACGGCGGACTTGAGGGAAGCACCGAACTCGCCGGTGTGGAGCGGGCGTTCGCCGAGCGAGGGGTGCCGCTGACCGTGCGCGGCGGGGGCGGCGCGGAGGTCGCCAAGCTCTACGAGCGCGCCTTCGTGCTGGTCCGCCCCGACGGTCATGTGGCGTGGCGCGGCGACGAACTGCCCGGGGACCCGGCGGCGTTCGTCGACACGGTGCGGGGCGAGCGGGCCGAGGCGGTGCGCGGCGGCCCGTAA
- a CDS encoding NAD-dependent epimerase/dehydratase — MTRTPAAPGPLITVLGASGFVGSAVIRALARRPIRLRAVARRPSEPVPGPAGTTVVTADLTDRAALAEAVAGSDAVVHLLLADGGWRAAESEPSAERVNVGVMRDLLDVLRPGTDGAAPPLLVYGGAASQVGTPPREPLDGSEPDHPETAYDRQKLTAEHLLKKATAEGRVRGISLRLPTVFGESAAPGAADRGVVSAMARRALAGETLTMWHDGTVRRDLVHVDDVAAAFTAALDHPDPLVGGHWLIGAGRGDALGDVFRLVARTVSDHTGRPPVPVVCVSPPSHAPVTDFRSVTIDSSPFRAATGWRPRTSLPEGVRRTVAALARHQQESR, encoded by the coding sequence ATGACGCGCACACCGGCGGCCCCCGGACCGCTGATCACCGTGCTCGGCGCCTCGGGCTTCGTGGGCTCGGCCGTCATCCGCGCACTGGCGCGCCGTCCGATCCGGCTGCGGGCGGTGGCGCGCCGGCCGAGCGAGCCGGTCCCCGGCCCGGCCGGGACCACCGTCGTCACCGCCGATCTCACCGACCGGGCGGCGCTCGCCGAGGCGGTCGCGGGATCGGACGCGGTGGTGCATCTGCTCCTGGCGGACGGCGGGTGGCGGGCGGCCGAGAGCGAGCCAAGCGCCGAGCGCGTGAACGTGGGGGTGATGCGGGACCTGCTCGACGTGCTGCGGCCGGGCACCGACGGCGCGGCGCCCCCGCTGCTGGTGTACGGCGGCGCCGCCTCGCAGGTCGGCACACCGCCGCGCGAGCCGCTCGACGGCAGCGAGCCCGACCATCCCGAAACCGCCTACGACCGGCAGAAACTGACGGCGGAACACCTCCTGAAGAAGGCCACCGCCGAGGGCCGGGTGCGCGGCATCAGCCTGCGCCTGCCCACGGTGTTCGGCGAGAGCGCGGCGCCCGGCGCCGCCGACCGCGGTGTCGTGTCCGCCATGGCGCGGCGGGCGCTGGCGGGCGAGACGCTCACCATGTGGCACGACGGCACCGTACGGCGCGATCTGGTCCATGTCGACGATGTGGCGGCGGCGTTCACGGCGGCGCTCGACCACCCGGACCCGCTGGTGGGCGGCCACTGGCTGATCGGCGCCGGCCGGGGCGACGCGCTCGGCGACGTCTTCCGGCTCGTCGCCCGGACCGTGTCCGACCACACCGGGCGGCCCCCCGTACCCGTGGTGTGCGTCAGTCCGCCCTCGCACGCGCCCGTGACGGACTTCCGCAGCGTGACCATCGACTCCTCCCCGTTCCGGGCCGCCACCGGCTGGCGCCCCCGGACATCGCTCCCCGAAGGGGTGCGCCGCACGGTCGCCGCCCTGGCCCGGCACCAACAGGAGAGCCGGTGA